The Candidatus Brocadia sp. genomic sequence TAAAGAAATGATGACTCATCCCCTTTTATCAAAAAAAGCGGCAATTAAAGGACATTTACAAGGTCCCAGTGGAAAGCCTTTTTCAGTAGAAGAATATCAAGCGATTCTAGACATAATGAAGCAAAAAGGGCAGGATTTGTCTGTATTGCCTAAGATTGACGTCATTGATTATCTGCCATCAGTTGAACTGGAGGATGAACGTTCTGTTGAAATTAATCTTATTGAGCCTTTTTTGAAAAAACTTGGGTTTCGTGAGAGTGATTGGATTAGGCAGATGCCTATAAAAATGGGGCGAGGAGAACGAAATTATCCCGACTATGCATTTGGTGCTAATCCGAAAAGAGGCGAGGAGTCCGCTAAAATGGTTTTAGAATCAAAATTTCAGTTAAGCACATATCGGGAATTTGCTGACGCATACTATCAAGCGAAATCCTACGCCTTGAGATTGCAAACAAAAATGATGGTGCTCGCTTCCAAAGAAGGATTGTGGGTTTTCCCGCGAGAAAAAGACACTTTTGATCTTAACAACAATATACACAAAAATTGGAATGAGTTGAACCATCCAGATATTTTTCATGAAATAATATTAAAAATAGGAAGTAGGAATATTTTGTAGAATTTACCAAAAAAAACAAATAAGTAGACTCTATGAAAGGAGTGTATATGTAATTAATTGCTTAGGGGGAAAAATAAATTACTCATTATAGGTATCCCAATGTACCCATTGGAATGAAAAGGGAATCCCAACTCCAACGAATTTCTGACAATAATTAATACGTAATTCCTTATATCAGAAATTCGGAGAAAAGGGAACGGTACCGCCGCTGTAGTTGGTGACGAACGTTGCAGAAACCACTGGAAAAAGCCGTTTAGCTGTTTGAACGGCTTAAACGGTTTGAACGGTTTAAACGGTTATCCGGGAAGGTGCAGCCAGTAGAACGATCCGCTAGTCAGAAGACCTGCCTGTAATGGTTGCTGAAAAAACTTCTTCGAGTAAAGGAGGTGAAGCTTTGATAATCATAACTTAAAAGCCCGTTTCTTCTTTATGCGAAGAAACGGGCTTTTTTATTTATGTAGTTTTGTGATTATAACCGAATTTAACAAATAGCCGAAAAAGACCTCCCCATCATCCCCTCCTTGCGAAGGAGGGGAAACAGGGGTGGTTATAAGTTTATGAACGATTAATTACGGTTCAAATATTCAGGGAATCCCGTAAAAACGGGAGCTGCCCCGCAACTGTAACCGGCGACGAAATCTGCATAATGCCACTGTCCTATTGATAATAGTTTTACCGCAGAGACGCAAAGAACGCAGCGGAAAAGAACATACGGTAATAAAGTGGGACGATATGAAGGTGAGAAATTCAACTTCATAACCCATCAACCGCTTGATTTTCTCTGCGCCCTCTGCATTCTCTGCGGTGGACTAAGCTATCGCAAAAACAGGATGGGAAGGTGTAGAAAGTAGGAAGACCCGGAAGCCAGGAGACCTGTTTGAACACAATTTTATCAATTCTTATTTCCGAGGGGAAAGGATGAATGTAAATGAGGTATCTTTTAATTTTGTTGGTAATTACTTTGGCGCCTAACTTTTATTGTAAAACCGCTTCAACTGGGGAAACATCAGAACCTGCTCCGAAGAAACATCTTTCGGAGGAAAAGGAAGCAGAGAGCAGCGCGGCAATTCTGAAACAATCTTCAGGGCAGGGCATAACCGGAGAGCAGGTTGAAGTCGGTTCTTCGACGGCATGTTTTGCAGGTGTAGATTCCTCTATTCAACCGGAAGAAAGCGGTAACAATGTCGGTAATTCAACAAACACCGTTCAACAGGACATCAATTCAATGCCTCTGTCATCTGAAGCTGATGCATTTCTTTTACCTGAAGTGTTGGTTTACGGACACGCAGATAGTTTGCTCGGTATCGCAAGCACGGCTTCTCAAGGTACTAGAGGAAAGGACGAGTTGGAATGGCGCACCTTGTCACGTCCCGGTGAAGTGCTGGAGACCGTTCCCGGCGTTATCGTCGCCCAGCACAGTGGCGCCGGAAAGGCGAATCAGTTCTTTCTGCGAGGCTTTAATCTTGATCACGGAACGGACTTTGCCACCTCGGTCAACGGCGTTCCGGTAAATCTGCCCACTCATGGACATGGCCAGGGCTATACTGATTTAAATTTCATGATCCCCGAACTGATTGAGCGTGTGGATTTCCGGAAAGGACCTTACTATGCAGACCTTGGCGATTTTTCCTCCGCAGGCGCAGCCGACATTCAATATGTCAGTTTTCTTCCGCATAGTATAGCGCAGGTGGAAGGCGGTAGTTTCGGATATGCTCGAGGTCTGCATGCCTCATCACATCTTGTCGGAAGCGGCAATCTTCTGTATGCCGTTGAATTATTCCATAATGACGGCCCCTGGACCGAGCCGGACGATTACAAGAGGATAAATGGTGTATTGAGCTACAGTCGGGGTGATGCTGAGTTTGGCTATAGCGTAACGGCCATGGCGTATGCCGGAGACTGGAACGCGACCGACCAAATTGCCCAGCGTGCGCTGGATGTAATTCCTGGCTTTGGCCTTTTTGATTCTTTGGATTCAAGCGACGGCGGCGATTCGCAACGGTACTGTCTTTCGTCTGAGTGGCACCGTGCTGATCCAAATTCTTCCACAAAGGTATTGCTCTACGGATTTTACTATGATCTTGATTTGTTTTCCAATTTCACGTACTTTCTTGACAGCCCCCAGGGCGATCAGTTTGAGCAGCTTGACAGGCGATGGGTCGGCGGGACAAAGGCCAGCCAAGCCTGGTACAGCGAAGTGTTTAGCCGCTATATGGAAAACACCGTAGGTCTGCAAATACGCAGTGATTCTGTTACAAATGGCTTGTTTCAAACTGTAGAACGACGACGTACAGATAAAGTTGATTATGACGGAGAGACGATTCCAAACACAACCCGTGAGGATGATGTATGGGAGGTGAGTGTTTCCCCCTATGTTGAGAATAAGGTTCAATGGGCGGACAAATTCCGCACGGTTTTCGGATTGCGGATGGATTATTACTACTTCGATGTGGATAGTGATTTGTCCTCCAATTCCGGCACACGAGATGATGCAATCGTCAGTCCCAAAGGGTCACTTATCTTTGGCCCGTGGGTTAAAACGGAGTATTACCTGAGCGTTGGCCTCGGTTTCCACAGCAATGCTGGCCGCGGTGTGACACAACATGTTGATCCAAAGACTGGAGATCCTGTGGAATCAGCAGATCCATTGGTACGTACAAAAGGGGCGGAAATCGGTGCACGCACGACAATTGTTAAGGGGTTGCAAAGCACGTTGGCGTTGTGGCTGCTGGATATGGATTCGGAACTCGTTTTTTCCGGCGATGCTGGTAGCACCGAGGCCAGTGCTCCGACTAGACGTTATGGTGTCGAGTGGACAAATTACTACACACCCACCGGATGGCTCTCCCTGGATGCCGATTTCTCGTTTTCACATGCCAAGTTTCGTGAAACTGTTGAGGGTGAAGGAGTGCGGGGTAAACACGTCCCTGGTGCAATTGACAGCGTTATATCCACAGGAATTGCGTTCCATCAGCCAGGCGAGCGTGGTCTTTTCAGTGAACTACGGTTGCGGTATTTCGGCCCTCGTCCTCTTACGGAAGACAATAGCATCCGCTCAGATTCCACCAGTCTGCTGAGCGCTAAAGTAGGTTACAACTTCAATAAAAATTGGACTTTCAGTGTCGAGGGTTTCAATCTCCTCGACAACAGGGATCATGAGATTGATTATTATTATCCATCGCGTTTGAAAGAGGAGGATGCTCCGCATAATGATATTCACTTTAAATCGGTTGAACCCATTTCGGTTCGTGCCGCATTAACTTTCCGGTTCTAATTTTCAAAAGGAGCAAAAATGTTTCACTTATTCTTAAGAGGAGGACCTGTCATGTGGCCAATCCTCGTTGCGTCTTTGGCAGCCCTAACCGTAATTATAGAGCGGATTGCATTTCTTATCCGTGAAAAAAGATCAAGATATCCGGAAACGGTAGGAAAAATATTTTCTGAAGTTGAGAAAGGGAAAATTGAAGAGGCGATACAGGCAGGAGAAGGGTGCAAAGATTTTGTTGCCGTTACTCTTGTTCACGGTCTTCGCCATCGTCACAAAGCCTTCTCAAACGCTCTTTTACAGGCTGCAAATAAGGAACTTAAGCGTTTTAACCGGGGGCTTCCGATGCTGGATACCATTATTACCCTTGCGCCTCTCCTGGGTCTTTTTGGTACGGTAACCGGCATGATACAGGCCTTTGGCCTTTTGGGCGGCAGTGATCTTGAGGCACCTACGGTTATCACTGGCGGCATTGCCGAGGCCTTAATTGCCACCGCATACGGCCTAATCACCGCAATTGTCGCACTTATTCCGTTTAACTATCTCAACGCACGCCTTGAAGAAGCCAGGCATGAAATTGAGGATGCCACTACGCATCTCGAACTTTTGCTTTTAAAACAGGATAAAAATTTATGAAGATACCACTACCAGCAACCAGGCGGAAGGCAAGGATAGAGATCATTCCGCTTATTGATGTTATATTTTTCCTTTTGGCGACCTTTGTAATGGTTTCTCTTTCCATGGTCAAGAATCAGGGCATTCGTGTGAATTTGCCCTCCGCCGCTACAGGCACACCTCAGGAGCGAGAAACAGCAGTAACCATCACCGTTACCAAGTCAGGAGATATATACCTGAATCAAGAAAAGCTGGCTCCCGACCTTTTACCCCAGCGCTTGAAACAATTAAAGACAGAAAATCCAGACATGAGGGTTTTTATTAATGGGGACAAGGAAGCCTATTTTGGTAATGCAGTTCAAATACTTGACGAAGTAAGGTCTTCAGGAATCACGAAAGTTGCCATTCAGACAAAGCAGGGAGAACCTTTGCAAAAATGACAACTGATAGATTCAACAAATGCCGCAAGATTAAACCAGGCAACCATAGTATGATAAAAGCATTTATACTTGCATTATCTATTTATGGCGCTTTATTCTTTATTAGCGGGAAGTATTTTGTTACGCCTGTTCAGTACAACATTCAATCAGACAATGGGAGCATAGACGTTGATCTGGTGACTGCCATATCACCGCCGGATGCGATGGAGGCAGTTCAACCCGTTGCCTCTGCAACGGAGAAACAACAGGAACTTGCTAAGATTGTGCCGCAGGAAGAACCGGTAACACCGTCTCAGCCAGAGACAGAAGCAGTCAAATCAATAACGCCTACAGAGGAAAAACAACAGGAAGCAGTGAAGACCATGCCGCAGGAAGAACAAATGACACTGCCCCGGCCCAACGCAGACGTATCTCAACCCATTACTCCTGCAACGAAAAAACCGCAGGAATTTGTTAAGAATGAGCCGAGGGAGAAACCGGTAACACCACCACGATCAGAGGCGGATGCAACTAAATCCGTTACGCCGACAATAAAAAAACAACAAGAAGCAGTTAAGGCTCCACCTCGTCCTTCTCAAGGAACGAACAGAGTGAAGGGTAACCCCGGTTATTTCCAGAATCATCCGCCTGAGTATCCCCGGCTTGCAAAACAAATGCGTCAGGAAGGGCTCGTAATACTCAGGGTGGAAATCGACCAAAAAGGCATGCCGGTTAAGGTCGAAGTTGAACAAAGCAGTGGCTATCAACTGCTTGATCAGGCGGCTTTAAAGGCAGTGAGGCATTGGAAATTCCAGCCTGAACGAATGGGAAATATGCCTGTGAAATCCAGGGTGGCAATCCCTATCAGATTTCGCCTGGAAGAATCAGAGAGAAAATCCGGATGATAGACCTATTTTTGAATATAAGGGAGTTATGCTATGTAACTGAACAGTTCAATACCAGACATTAGATTCCACATACAGGCGTTCCGGTATTCATCGGGGCTTAAAGGGAATCCCACTCCGATTTTAAGTGATGCCATGTATGGAAAAGTCACTATGACTCCGCACTGGCAGCTCGGGGAAAATCAAAAGTTTGTATTTTCCCATCCTCAGGTAGTGCGGTTTCTGGATGTGATGTCCATATTGGTTATTTTTTGTCTGTGCAATCCGTCGTTTTCGGAGAGAAAAGGGATCGGTACCACCGCTGTATTCGGTGACGAATGTTGCAAAAGCCACTCTCGATTTTTGCGAGGGAAAAGCGCAACGAGTAGAATGACCCGTAGCCAAAAGACCTACCTGCAGTGCTTAACTGAACAACTTCTTCATAGTAAGAGAGGTGATGCTGAATATACAAATGAACGGTTTTTTGTTTTGCCTGATATATGTTCTTTAAAAGTAATGGATCTGTGGATAGCTATTGGATTTACCCGGAAAATTAGTATTGGTGTTTATCCGTGTGCATCTGTGGCTATATTGCAATTTGAATGCAAGGGAATCCCGTAAAAAAGGGAGCTGCCCCGCAACTGTAACCGGCGACGAAATCTGCACTACGCCACTGGAAAGCCGTTTAAACTGATTAAACGGCTTTCTGGGAAGGCGCAGAAAGTAGGTAAACCCGGAAGCCAGGAGACCTATTCAAATATTGTATGATTAATTCTTATTTCCGAGGGGAGATGCAGGAATGAAAAAATATTGTTCGCCGATAGTTTTTATATTACTCAGTTCGTTATTATCAAACCCTTATTGTTTCGCTGATGAGAAAACAGTGGAATCGCTTATTCAGGAAAATGAAGATTTGAAGAGGGCGTTAACAGAGTTAAAAAAACAACTCATAGAAAATCAAGATACACCGGATTACAACCGAATGACTTCCCCTTTGTTTATCTCCATCAAAAAAGAGAATATTGATAAAGCGGAAAATAACCAGGAAAAAGATTATTTGTCCGGACAACACCACAATACAGAACAGTCCTCCAACGTACCGGAAATAAATGATCCTGAATATGATTTGAGGTCATCATCAAGAAAACTCATATTTAAAGAAGAGGCCGTTCAGTCTGTGATAAAAGAAGACGGGGAGAAACAGATTGAGGATAAAGATCAAAAAGGAGATGAAAATAATAAAAAGAATGAAGGAGGGGATGAAAAAAACAATGATGAGAATCGAAACAAGAATGAGGACGAGGAAAAAAATCAAGGGGAGGGTGAAAGGGAAAAGGATACCGGGAGCAGGGAGGTAAGCGAGAATAAGGAGGAAAATAGAAACGAAGAAAGGAAGGAAGAAGATACGTATCATAATAATGAAGATATGGTTATTACCCCTACCAGAACAAAACAATTATTAAGGAGTACCGGTAGTTCGGTAACGGTTATTACAGAAAAAGATATTAAAAATAGCAGGGCGTCATTGCTTCTTGATGTTTTGCGCCAGGCTTCGGGGATTGAGGTTACGAGGACTCAGGGAATAGGCGGAACAACAAGTATGTTTATCAGAGGCGCATCTTCCGCCCAAACCCTTGTATTTATCGACGGTGTACAGATGAACAGTACCACAACAGGGGCATTTGATTTTGCAAACCTTACCACTGATAACATTGAGAGGATTGAGATCTTACGTGGTCCACAGAGCACCTTGTATGGTTCGGATGCGATCGGCGGCGTTGTCTCTGTTTTTACAAAAAAGGGGCAGGGAGATAATAAAGTTGCTTTTGGGACGGAATACGGAATGCGTGATACTTACCGTGAGAGTATTAGTGTTTCTGGCGGGAAAGAAAGATTCGATTATTCGGCCGGAGGCTCTTATCTGAGAACCCATGGGATATCTGCCGCTAGTAGTGGAAATGAAAAGGATGGTTATGAAAATTTCACCGGCTCGGCGCGTCTGGGATGGAACTTTATGGGTAATGGGAGGATTGATACATCCGTAAGAGGGTCACATTCTGATTTTGAATTGGATGCATTCCAATACGGTATCGGTCCCGTAGATGACCCTGACCGGCGCCAAACGACTGATGAAGTCCTTTTTTCTACAAAAGTGCACAAGACCTTTTTGGATTTCTGGACACCATCGGTTCTGGTCTCTGTGAATGATACGGACCTGAAAGGATTTGATCCAACAGACGCCGCAGGGGAATTTCACATTCCTACGAGGGTCTGGAGATTTGAACATCAATCTGATTTTGCCCTCCTGGACATTGATACCCTGACAATAGGCTATGAGCATGAAATACGGGAGGGTGAGAGCGTCGGTGTATTCGATAAACAAACC encodes the following:
- a CDS encoding TonB-dependent receptor gives rise to the protein MKKYCSPIVFILLSSLLSNPYCFADEKTVESLIQENEDLKRALTELKKQLIENQDTPDYNRMTSPLFISIKKENIDKAENNQEKDYLSGQHHNTEQSSNVPEINDPEYDLRSSSRKLIFKEEAVQSVIKEDGEKQIEDKDQKGDENNKKNEGGDEKNNDENRNKNEDEEKNQGEGEREKDTGSREVSENKEENRNEERKEEDTYHNNEDMVITPTRTKQLLRSTGSSVTVITEKDIKNSRASLLLDVLRQASGIEVTRTQGIGGTTSMFIRGASSAQTLVFIDGVQMNSTTTGAFDFANLTTDNIERIEILRGPQSTLYGSDAIGGVVSVFTKKGQGDNKVAFGTEYGMRDTYRESISVSGGKERFDYSAGGSYLRTHGISAASSGNEKDGYENFTGSARLGWNFMGNGRIDTSVRGSHSDFELDAFQYGIGPVDDPDRRQTTDEVLFSTKVHKTFLDFWTPSVLVSVNDTDLKGFDPTDAAGEFHIPTRVWRFEHQSDFALLDIDTLTIGYEHEIREGESVGVFDKQTFWNDSVFLQNQIALFDSLNWSVGLRYDDYSTFGSYLTYRTTVSYHIEEIDTRFHGSWGTGFRAPSINELFYPFFGNPNLGPEKSKGWDFGVERVFLKKALILDVTCFRNDFTDLITAAVQPDGSYLAENIARAASEGIETSVIYKLLPKLSINGTYTYTETEDREKDQQLPRRPRNRATLGVNTQPMEKWNVNVTGVMVRDRIDSDGTEMDNYWTANVVTSYGITKAMTGYVRLENLFDYHYEEVNGFSSLGFTAYGGLEFKF
- a CDS encoding biopolymer transporter ExbD; this encodes MKIPLPATRRKARIEIIPLIDVIFFLLATFVMVSLSMVKNQGIRVNLPSAATGTPQERETAVTITVTKSGDIYLNQEKLAPDLLPQRLKQLKTENPDMRVFINGDKEAYFGNAVQILDEVRSSGITKVAIQTKQGEPLQK
- a CDS encoding TonB-dependent receptor; this translates as MPLSSEADAFLLPEVLVYGHADSLLGIASTASQGTRGKDELEWRTLSRPGEVLETVPGVIVAQHSGAGKANQFFLRGFNLDHGTDFATSVNGVPVNLPTHGHGQGYTDLNFMIPELIERVDFRKGPYYADLGDFSSAGAADIQYVSFLPHSIAQVEGGSFGYARGLHASSHLVGSGNLLYAVELFHNDGPWTEPDDYKRINGVLSYSRGDAEFGYSVTAMAYAGDWNATDQIAQRALDVIPGFGLFDSLDSSDGGDSQRYCLSSEWHRADPNSSTKVLLYGFYYDLDLFSNFTYFLDSPQGDQFEQLDRRWVGGTKASQAWYSEVFSRYMENTVGLQIRSDSVTNGLFQTVERRRTDKVDYDGETIPNTTREDDVWEVSVSPYVENKVQWADKFRTVFGLRMDYYYFDVDSDLSSNSGTRDDAIVSPKGSLIFGPWVKTEYYLSVGLGFHSNAGRGVTQHVDPKTGDPVESADPLVRTKGAEIGARTTIVKGLQSTLALWLLDMDSELVFSGDAGSTEASAPTRRYGVEWTNYYTPTGWLSLDADFSFSHAKFRETVEGEGVRGKHVPGAIDSVISTGIAFHQPGERGLFSELRLRYFGPRPLTEDNSIRSDSTSLLSAKVGYNFNKNWTFSVEGFNLLDNRDHEIDYYYPSRLKEEDAPHNDIHFKSVEPISVRAALTFRF
- a CDS encoding MotA/TolQ/ExbB proton channel family protein, whose product is MFHLFLRGGPVMWPILVASLAALTVIIERIAFLIREKRSRYPETVGKIFSEVEKGKIEEAIQAGEGCKDFVAVTLVHGLRHRHKAFSNALLQAANKELKRFNRGLPMLDTIITLAPLLGLFGTVTGMIQAFGLLGGSDLEAPTVITGGIAEALIATAYGLITAIVALIPFNYLNARLEEARHEIEDATTHLELLLLKQDKNL
- a CDS encoding energy transducer TonB, translating into MTTDRFNKCRKIKPGNHSMIKAFILALSIYGALFFISGKYFVTPVQYNIQSDNGSIDVDLVTAISPPDAMEAVQPVASATEKQQELAKIVPQEEPVTPSQPETEAVKSITPTEEKQQEAVKTMPQEEQMTLPRPNADVSQPITPATKKPQEFVKNEPREKPVTPPRSEADATKSVTPTIKKQQEAVKAPPRPSQGTNRVKGNPGYFQNHPPEYPRLAKQMRQEGLVILRVEIDQKGMPVKVEVEQSSGYQLLDQAALKAVRHWKFQPERMGNMPVKSRVAIPIRFRLEESERKSG